In a single window of the Equus caballus isolate H_3958 breed thoroughbred unplaced genomic scaffold, TB-T2T haplotype2-0000440, whole genome shotgun sequence genome:
- the LOC138923039 gene encoding ral guanine nucleotide dissociation stimulator-like, whose amino-acid sequence MVPAFLGRIICNITTFVCNYSAFSTFHQVLDQLFTNAIYLMLGSWLDQGQDCRETLQFPCLTVKLATVHIIFGGSDLEGHAFLLPDHLEHLKPAPKLLSLPEPEPVPVPGLKPAASPVSPPVVELEPASPELAAPGREQGPPLKAAPAPAPALEPTGRCALLRLPVPSAPVTSPPDPAPEPTCPWAMTTKDQLWEEKPNLLDHLPQLVAEQLTRMAAELFKTLVPAHCLGSIWSECDNRELEYLAPTVRDTVMHDNTMANCILVTCLGDPSMTAQDRARLVELWVWVAEVSHGRPCLEVWELPLVSQLSGLKPGV is encoded by the exons ATGGTCCCAGCCTTCCTGGGTAGAATCATCTGCAACATCACCACCTTCGTGTGCAACTACTCGGCCTTCAGCACATTCCaccaggtcctggaccagctgtttaCTAA TGCTATCTATTTGATGTTGGGAAGCTGGCTGgaccaagggcaggattgcagggagaccctgcagtttccctgtttGACGGTGAAGCTGGCCACTGTTCACATCATATTTGGTGGCTCAGACCTGGAGGGCCATGCTTTCCTTCTGCCAGAccacctggagcatctcaag ccagctccaaagctcctgtcacttccagagccagagccagtgccgGTCCCCGGGCTAAAGCCAGCTGCATCTCCAGTCTCACCACCCgtggtagagctggagccagcatccCCTGAATTGGCTGCTCCAGGACGAGAGCAAGGGCCACCATTAAAGGCAGccccagcaccagctcctgcaCTGGAGCCCACTGGACGCTGCGCTCTACTGAGACTTCCAGTTCCATCTGCACCAGTCACAAGCCCACCAgatccagccccagagcccacctgcccctgggccaTGACCACCAAGGACCAGCTGTGGGAAGAGAAGCCGAACCTCTTGGACCACCTTCCTCAGCttgtggcagagcagctgacaagGATGGCTGCA GAGCTGTTTAAAACGTTGGTGCCCGCCCACTGCCTCGGTTCCATCTGGTCTGAGTGCGACAACAGGGAACTCGAGTACCTCGCACCCACCGTCCGTGACACTGTGATGCATGACAACACCATGGCCAATTGCATCCTCGTCACTTGCCTTGGGGACCCGAgcatgacagcgcaggacagggccaggctGGTGGAGCTCTGGGTCTGGGTGGCTGAGGTAAGTCATGGCAGGCCATGTCTGGAGGTgtgggaattgcctcttgtttctcagctctcaggattgaAGCCTGGGGTCTGA